Proteins found in one Solitalea lacus genomic segment:
- the nadB gene encoding L-aspartate oxidase, whose amino-acid sequence MKKVDFLVIGSGIAGLSFALKAARHGTVCIVTKSNEDESNTKYAQGGVAVVVDKSDSFEKHIQDTLIAGDGLCDQHIVEIVVKEGPERIREIIDYGTNFDKDRSGHYDLAKEGGHSEHRVLHYKDITGFEIERALLEQIHKHPNIEILTHYFAVDLITQHHLGVVVDKKSTDITCYGIYALNTINNKVEKILSKVTLMASGGAGHIYSSTTNPIIATGDGIAMVYRAKGKVRNMEFIQFHPTALYNPGEYPSFLISEAVRGAGGVLRNRKGEEFMHLYDERKSLAPRDIVARAIDAEMKKSGDDFVYLDIRHEPKAELLRHFPNIYAKCLSIGIDMSKDMIPVVPAAHYMCGGILVDEYGNSSIQRLYACGECASTGLHGANRLASNSLLEALVFAERSYQSAIAGFDLINFQLDIPEWNDTNTVQSNEDILVTHNIREMQRLMSDYVGIVRSDFRLERAKRRLELLFIETESFYKNTKLSMKLCELRNLIQVSFLVIKGAIIRKESRGLHFTTDYPEKEKDVNKIVDTIF is encoded by the coding sequence ATGAAGAAAGTAGATTTCTTAGTAATTGGTTCGGGGATAGCAGGTTTATCCTTCGCCTTAAAAGCTGCACGACATGGTACTGTTTGCATCGTTACCAAATCTAATGAAGATGAGTCTAATACCAAATATGCACAAGGTGGCGTTGCGGTAGTTGTGGATAAATCTGATTCTTTTGAAAAGCATATACAGGATACCCTGATTGCTGGTGATGGTTTATGTGATCAGCATATTGTTGAAATTGTTGTAAAAGAAGGTCCAGAAAGAATAAGAGAGATTATTGATTATGGAACTAATTTCGATAAAGACCGGTCGGGTCATTATGATTTGGCAAAAGAGGGTGGTCATTCTGAACATCGTGTATTACATTATAAAGATATTACGGGTTTTGAGATTGAGCGTGCCTTGCTTGAACAAATACATAAACATCCTAACATTGAAATTTTAACCCATTATTTTGCTGTTGATTTAATTACTCAACATCATTTAGGTGTAGTTGTTGATAAAAAATCAACCGATATTACTTGTTATGGTATTTATGCATTAAACACCATTAATAATAAGGTTGAAAAAATATTATCTAAGGTTACTTTAATGGCTTCGGGAGGTGCTGGGCATATTTATTCAAGTACTACTAACCCAATTATAGCTACAGGTGATGGTATTGCTATGGTATATAGGGCAAAAGGTAAAGTCAGAAATATGGAGTTTATCCAGTTTCATCCTACTGCATTGTATAATCCTGGTGAGTATCCTTCCTTTTTAATTTCTGAAGCTGTTCGTGGTGCTGGGGGTGTGTTGAGAAATCGTAAAGGTGAAGAGTTCATGCATTTATATGATGAGCGAAAATCATTAGCTCCGCGTGATATTGTTGCCCGAGCAATTGATGCGGAAATGAAGAAGTCCGGAGATGATTTTGTTTATCTTGATATAAGACATGAACCTAAAGCTGAATTATTGCGCCATTTTCCTAATATTTATGCGAAGTGCTTAAGTATAGGAATTGATATGAGCAAGGATATGATTCCTGTGGTTCCAGCAGCTCACTATATGTGCGGTGGAATTTTGGTTGATGAATATGGTAATTCAAGTATTCAACGGTTATATGCTTGTGGTGAGTGTGCTTCAACTGGTTTGCACGGGGCTAATAGATTGGCTTCTAATTCTTTATTAGAGGCATTAGTTTTTGCTGAAAGAAGCTATCAATCAGCAATTGCCGGTTTTGATTTAATTAATTTCCAATTAGATATTCCTGAGTGGAATGATACAAACACTGTCCAATCGAATGAAGATATTTTAGTTACTCACAATATCCGGGAAATGCAGCGTTTGATGAGTGATTATGTCGGTATTGTCCGTTCTGATTTCCGTTTGGAAAGAGCTAAACGCCGCTTGGAATTATTGTTTATTGAAACGGAATCATTTTATAAGAATACCAAACTTTCTATGAAACTTTGTGAATTGAGAAATTTAATACAAGTTTCTTTTTTGGTAATAAAGGGAGCAATTATCCGTAAGGAAAGTAGGGGGTTGCACTTTACAACTGACTATCCTGAAAAGGAAAAGGATGTTAATAAAATTGTGGATACCATATTTTAA
- the mnmG gene encoding tRNA uridine-5-carboxymethylaminomethyl(34) synthesis enzyme MnmG — MFSEYDIIVVGAGHAGCEAAAAAANLGSKVLLITMNLQTIAQMSCNPAMGGVAKGQIVREIDAMGGYSGIVSDKTTIQFRMLNRSKGPAMWSPRAQNDRYKFHEEWRYMLENTKNLDFFQDMVSGLLVKGNTIYGVKTSLGLEIKAKAVVLTNGTFLNGTIHIGEKRFGGGRMGEKGATGLTENLVELGFEAGRMKTGTPPRIDGRSINYSVMEEQQGDENPSRFSYLDFELPKEQRSCYITYTSQEVHDILKEGFDRSPMFTGRIKGLGPRYCPSIEDKINRFAERERHQIFVEPEGWNTVEVYVNGFSTSLPEDVQYRALTKIPGFENAKFFRPGYAIEYDFFPPTQLNTTLETKHISNLFFAGQINGTTGYEEAAAQGFMAGINAHQKINEKHELVLSRSEAYIGVLIDDLVTKGTEEPYRMFTSRAEHRLLLRQDNADIRLTKLSQNIGLASDERLRKVEEKIAKSDDIVQYMKAKSVEPSEINAFLDQQGTSPIPQNVKLFNLLSRPQINIDDLINAYQPLKEFINGSKQEIIEQAEIKVKYESYFEKELEMVSKLQKMEDQNINPNFDYDTLISLSKESREKLKKIKPRTLGQASRISGVSPADISVLMIHLSK; from the coding sequence ATGTTTTCGGAATACGATATTATAGTAGTAGGAGCTGGTCATGCCGGTTGTGAAGCAGCAGCAGCAGCTGCAAATCTAGGTTCTAAAGTTCTATTAATTACAATGAATCTACAAACTATTGCACAAATGTCGTGTAACCCAGCAATGGGTGGCGTGGCTAAAGGACAAATTGTTCGAGAAATTGATGCAATGGGTGGATATTCAGGAATTGTGAGTGATAAAACTACAATTCAATTTAGAATGCTGAATCGTTCTAAGGGTCCAGCAATGTGGAGTCCACGAGCACAAAATGATCGCTACAAATTTCATGAAGAATGGCGTTATATGCTAGAGAATACCAAAAACCTGGATTTCTTTCAGGATATGGTAAGTGGCCTATTAGTAAAAGGAAATACTATTTATGGTGTAAAAACATCACTTGGTTTAGAAATAAAAGCTAAAGCAGTAGTACTTACTAATGGAACGTTCTTAAATGGTACCATTCATATTGGAGAAAAACGATTTGGTGGTGGACGAATGGGAGAAAAAGGCGCAACCGGATTAACCGAAAATTTAGTTGAACTAGGTTTTGAAGCTGGTAGAATGAAAACAGGTACCCCTCCTCGTATTGATGGTAGAAGTATCAATTATTCAGTTATGGAAGAACAACAAGGCGATGAGAATCCAAGTCGCTTTTCATACCTTGATTTTGAACTACCAAAAGAACAACGTTCTTGTTATATTACCTATACTAGTCAGGAAGTTCATGATATACTTAAAGAAGGTTTTGATCGTTCACCAATGTTTACTGGCCGTATAAAAGGTTTAGGTCCACGATACTGCCCTTCTATTGAAGATAAAATAAATCGTTTTGCAGAAAGAGAACGCCATCAAATTTTTGTGGAGCCTGAAGGTTGGAATACTGTAGAAGTATATGTAAACGGATTTTCTACTTCATTACCTGAAGATGTTCAGTATCGTGCTTTAACAAAAATACCTGGTTTTGAAAATGCAAAGTTCTTCCGACCAGGATATGCAATTGAATATGATTTCTTCCCTCCTACTCAATTAAATACAACACTCGAAACCAAGCATATTTCTAACTTATTTTTCGCAGGCCAAATAAATGGAACAACCGGTTATGAAGAAGCCGCAGCACAAGGTTTTATGGCAGGTATAAATGCTCACCAAAAAATCAATGAAAAACATGAATTAGTTTTATCTCGATCAGAGGCCTACATTGGGGTATTAATTGATGACCTTGTAACAAAAGGAACAGAAGAACCTTATCGTATGTTTACTTCAAGAGCAGAACATCGTTTACTACTTCGCCAAGATAATGCGGATATTCGATTAACTAAACTATCACAAAATATTGGCTTAGCATCAGACGAACGCTTAAGAAAAGTTGAAGAAAAGATTGCAAAATCGGATGACATTGTTCAATATATGAAAGCTAAATCAGTTGAACCGTCAGAAATAAATGCATTCTTAGATCAACAAGGAACTTCGCCGATCCCTCAAAATGTTAAATTATTTAACTTATTATCACGTCCTCAAATTAATATTGATGATTTAATAAATGCATACCAGCCGTTAAAAGAATTTATTAATGGATCAAAACAAGAAATAATTGAACAAGCCGAAATTAAGGTTAAGTACGAAAGCTATTTTGAAAAAGAATTAGAAATGGTTTCAAAACTTCAAAAAATGGAAGATCAAAACATCAATCCAAATTTTGATTATGATACATTAATTTCACTTTCGAAAGAGTCGAGAGAAAAACTAAAAAAAATAAAACCAAGAACTTTAGGTCAAGCATCAAGAATTTCCGGTGTTTCGCCTGCTGATATATCTGTTTTAATGATACATTTATCTAAGTAA
- a CDS encoding L,D-transpeptidase family protein, with protein sequence MNAQRIDLVKHFNTKQLLIVTSKSLESIEGVLNVYEWDDQKWHLKLEKLPITLGRTGLVWGKGLHDDKLNTGDLKKEGDGKSPAGIYSLGGLFGYETIQTRMDFLKVTNTMFCVDDPSSVYYNKIVDTTQVEKTWNSAEEMRRADVLYKFGIIVNYNTDPIVAGAGSCIFMHIWRGANQPTSGCTAMTEENMLKLLEILDKEKNPLLVQFPLSEQQKLVEIYDLPLIER encoded by the coding sequence ATGAACGCACAAAGGATTGATCTCGTAAAGCATTTTAATACTAAGCAATTACTTATTGTTACCTCAAAATCATTGGAAAGTATTGAAGGCGTTTTAAATGTTTACGAATGGGATGACCAAAAATGGCATTTAAAGTTAGAGAAACTACCCATTACATTGGGAAGAACAGGCTTGGTTTGGGGCAAGGGTTTACATGATGATAAATTAAATACGGGAGACCTTAAAAAAGAGGGTGATGGGAAATCGCCTGCTGGTATCTATAGTTTGGGTGGATTGTTTGGATATGAAACAATTCAAACAAGAATGGACTTTTTAAAAGTTACTAATACCATGTTTTGTGTTGATGATCCATCATCAGTGTACTACAACAAAATTGTAGACACAACACAAGTAGAAAAAACATGGAACTCGGCAGAAGAAATGCGTCGGGCAGATGTGTTATACAAATTCGGTATTATTGTTAATTACAATACAGATCCAATTGTAGCAGGTGCCGGCTCATGTATATTTATGCACATTTGGCGTGGTGCCAACCAGCCTACTTCCGGTTGTACTGCTATGACAGAAGAAAATATGTTGAAACTTTTGGAAATTCTCGACAAAGAAAAAAATCCGTTGTTGGTACAGTTTCCTCTTTCAGAGCAGCAAAAGCTAGTTGAAATTTACGATTTACCCTTAATTGAAAGGTAA
- a CDS encoding gamma carbonic anhydrase family protein, translating to MALIKPVKEKFPNFGENCFLADNATVVGDVVMGDNCSVWFNAVVRGDVNFIKIGDNTNIQDGAIIHCTYQKAPTVIGNNVNIGHNAIVHGCELKAKVLIGMGAIVMDHVVVNEYCIIAAGAIVLENTICETGYLYAGIPAKKIKPITEAQRELLDSLPGRYIMYSDWFRE from the coding sequence ATGGCTCTTATTAAACCTGTTAAAGAAAAATTTCCAAATTTTGGAGAAAACTGCTTTTTAGCTGATAATGCTACTGTAGTTGGTGATGTTGTAATGGGCGATAATTGTAGTGTTTGGTTTAATGCAGTAGTAAGAGGAGATGTTAATTTTATTAAGATAGGTGATAATACCAACATTCAGGATGGAGCAATTATTCATTGCACTTATCAAAAAGCTCCAACAGTTATAGGAAATAACGTTAATATTGGACATAATGCAATTGTTCACGGTTGTGAATTAAAAGCTAAAGTTCTTATTGGAATGGGTGCTATTGTTATGGATCATGTAGTTGTTAATGAATATTGTATTATTGCTGCAGGAGCAATTGTTTTAGAAAATACAATATGCGAAACAGGTTATTTATATGCTGGAATTCCAGCGAAAAAAATTAAACCTATTACTGAAGCACAAAGAGAATTATTGGATTCATTGCCTGGTAGATACATCATGTATTCCGATTGGTTTAGGGAATAA
- a CDS encoding NAD(P)H-binding protein, with the protein MKTAIIIGASGLIGSDLLNLLLNNDKFNQITVIVRKPIPIHHPKIIQLVIDFTKISDYANELKGNCVFCCIGSTQKKAGTKEKYELIDRIYPREIGKIALQNGAKHFLLVSAMGANNNSRIFYNKLKGLTEQDINELGYEAVSIFRPSLLVGQREENRPGEKLGIWIMKWLNNVLIGKLAKYRSIKTKDVAKAMTTIALIKAKGTDIYQSNEIQKIADNSIS; encoded by the coding sequence ATGAAAACAGCAATAATTATTGGTGCAAGTGGTTTAATAGGTAGTGATTTACTTAATCTCTTATTAAACAATGATAAGTTCAATCAAATAACAGTTATAGTACGTAAACCAATACCAATACACCACCCCAAAATAATACAACTGGTAATAGATTTTACTAAAATTTCCGATTATGCTAATGAACTTAAAGGCAACTGTGTATTTTGTTGTATTGGATCAACACAAAAAAAAGCCGGTACTAAAGAAAAATATGAGTTAATTGACAGAATATATCCAAGAGAAATTGGAAAAATAGCATTACAAAACGGCGCAAAACATTTCCTATTAGTAAGTGCTATGGGTGCAAATAATAATTCAAGAATATTCTATAATAAACTAAAAGGATTAACAGAACAGGATATAAATGAATTAGGCTATGAAGCAGTAAGTATTTTTAGACCATCATTACTAGTAGGACAAAGAGAGGAAAATAGACCAGGTGAAAAATTAGGTATATGGATAATGAAATGGTTAAATAATGTACTTATAGGAAAATTAGCAAAATACAGATCAATAAAAACTAAGGATGTAGCGAAAGCAATGACAACTATTGCTTTAATTAAGGCTAAAGGAACCGACATTTACCAATCTAACGAAATACAAAAAATTGCCGATAATTCAATTAGTTAA
- the nadA gene encoding quinolinate synthase NadA yields MMTAEAPAALLEKGYLDYHVDPTLDLFEEIEKLKKEKNAIILAHYYQEPDIQDIADYIGDSLGLSQQAAKTDADIIVFAGVHFMAETAKILSPHKKVLLPDLKAGCSLADTCPADQFAHFKQKHPDHTVIMYVNSTAEIKAMSDIVCTSTNAVQIVESLPKDEKIIFGPDKNLGAYVAKKTGRDMVLWQGSCMVHEIFSLEKITKLKNRHPEAEFIAHPECEDAVLKIADYIGSTTGLLKYAINSPKKEFIVATESGIIHQMQKAAPDKVFIPAPPNNSCACNDCPHMKLNTLEKLYLCMKYELPEVTLPKELIEKAVKPIERMLEISAKYGL; encoded by the coding sequence ATGATGACAGCCGAAGCCCCCGCGGCCCTGCTTGAGAAGGGATATTTGGATTACCATGTGGATCCTACTTTAGATTTGTTTGAGGAAATTGAAAAACTCAAAAAGGAAAAGAACGCTATTATTTTAGCACATTACTATCAGGAACCTGATATACAGGATATTGCTGATTATATAGGAGATAGTTTGGGCTTATCACAACAGGCTGCAAAAACTGATGCAGATATTATTGTATTTGCCGGTGTTCATTTTATGGCCGAAACAGCTAAAATACTTTCTCCACATAAAAAGGTATTATTACCTGATTTAAAAGCTGGTTGTTCATTGGCTGATACCTGCCCTGCCGATCAGTTTGCACACTTTAAACAAAAACATCCGGATCATACAGTGATTATGTACGTAAACTCAACCGCAGAGATTAAAGCCATGAGTGATATTGTATGTACATCAACAAATGCGGTTCAAATTGTGGAAAGCTTACCAAAAGATGAGAAAATCATTTTCGGTCCGGATAAAAATCTTGGTGCCTATGTTGCAAAAAAAACAGGCAGAGATATGGTGTTATGGCAAGGATCATGCATGGTGCATGAAATTTTCTCCCTGGAAAAAATCACTAAGCTAAAAAACCGTCACCCTGAAGCTGAATTTATAGCTCATCCGGAATGTGAAGATGCTGTTTTGAAAATTGCTGATTACATTGGCTCAACAACAGGTTTATTAAAATATGCTATTAACAGTCCGAAAAAAGAGTTTATTGTAGCAACAGAATCAGGAATTATTCACCAAATGCAAAAAGCAGCTCCTGATAAAGTATTTATTCCGGCGCCACCAAATAACAGTTGTGCATGTAATGACTGCCCACATATGAAACTCAATACACTTGAAAAATTATACCTGTGTATGAAGTATGAACTACCAGAAGTTACATTGCCTAAAGAATTGATAGAAAAGGCAGTTAAGCCTATTGAACGAATGCTTGAAATTTCGGCGAAATACGGTTTGTAA
- a CDS encoding HD domain-containing protein, producing the protein MGKNDIIEKTIAYVKTELAGAEGGHDWWHIYRVWKNAQLIMQYEKADRLVVELAALLHDIADAKFHNGNEEIGPQKASEFMRTNDIDNNTIEHVVNIIRHISFKNDNQRHIFSSKELDIVQDADRLDAIGAIGIARAFNYGGFKNRTIYDPDVKPKLLMSKEEYKKSEAPTINHFYEKLLLLKEKMNTQTGRKLAAKRHQFLENFLQQFFDEWNGEK; encoded by the coding sequence ATGGGAAAAAATGATATTATAGAAAAAACCATAGCCTATGTTAAAACTGAATTGGCTGGTGCCGAAGGTGGACATGATTGGTGGCACATTTACAGGGTGTGGAAAAATGCTCAATTAATAATGCAATATGAAAAGGCTGATAGGTTAGTTGTTGAATTAGCAGCACTACTCCATGATATTGCTGATGCTAAATTTCATAATGGTAATGAAGAAATAGGTCCTCAAAAAGCTAGTGAATTTATGAGAACTAATGATATTGATAATAATACCATTGAACATGTAGTAAATATTATTCGACATATTTCATTTAAAAATGACAATCAGCGTCATATTTTCAGTTCTAAGGAATTGGATATTGTTCAGGATGCCGATCGGTTGGATGCTATTGGAGCAATAGGCATTGCAAGGGCATTTAACTATGGAGGGTTTAAAAATCGCACAATTTATGATCCAGATGTAAAGCCAAAACTTTTGATGTCAAAAGAAGAATATAAAAAAAGTGAAGCACCAACCATTAATCATTTTTATGAGAAGTTGTTGCTGTTAAAGGAAAAAATGAACACTCAAACGGGGAGAAAATTGGCTGCAAAACGACATCAATTTTTAGAAAATTTCCTTCAACAGTTTTTTGATGAATGGAATGGAGAAAAGTAA
- a CDS encoding Ig-like domain-containing protein, whose amino-acid sequence MKFSKGKFLKKKNELFLALSILVSACANVVSPTGGPKDETAPKLVSENPKNKTLNFAEKKIEIEFNEMVQLKNQYKEISITPEMELAPEITAKKNTVIIKFVDTLSKNTTYSINFGNSIADINESNEYKNYHYVFSTGKFIDSLKISGTVDYIIDTAQTKEVLVALYPTDIEKLYKQKPIIYTSTTTGGKYELNNIKNGKYAIYAYKDLNGNKRFDDDELLGFLNNNVDLQKDSSKINFTLAKQVPKNLRVSYSKYYEGRVLVKLNYPDDSVNFNVFYPNEFKNKLLIDKASSDSISLWLPTTKFDSTQIQLTKNGKPFDTLMVRNFIKDPKLGLFKITDNVSSGILKPNDTLKLTTSRPLKLADVTKLELLEDSVKIKTGFTITPSKKKIREYIVTYEWDSTKKYDINIKERQFTDIYDAFNAQYKRTFIQDTSANYGIVSAKFTIPKDKQYIVQLLNTNQEIVGQLIANENKVYKFINLTPERYKMRFIEDANKNKKWDIGNVYHKIQPEKISYYPDEIAVRAGWDMEVNVNLE is encoded by the coding sequence GTGAAATTTTCAAAAGGGAAGTTTTTAAAGAAAAAAAATGAGCTATTCTTAGCATTATCAATATTAGTAAGTGCATGCGCCAATGTGGTAAGCCCAACAGGCGGACCAAAAGATGAAACAGCTCCAAAACTTGTTAGTGAAAATCCAAAAAATAAAACTTTAAACTTTGCAGAGAAAAAAATTGAGATTGAATTTAATGAAATGGTTCAACTCAAAAATCAGTACAAGGAAATAAGCATTACTCCAGAGATGGAACTTGCACCAGAAATTACAGCAAAAAAAAATACTGTAATTATAAAGTTTGTTGACACATTAAGTAAAAATACAACTTACTCTATCAATTTCGGAAATTCAATTGCTGACATAAATGAATCTAATGAATATAAAAATTATCATTATGTTTTTTCAACTGGCAAATTCATTGATTCGTTAAAAATTTCAGGTACGGTTGATTATATAATTGATACTGCCCAAACAAAAGAAGTTCTTGTTGCCCTCTACCCTACAGATATTGAAAAACTCTATAAGCAAAAACCAATAATTTACACTAGCACTACAACAGGTGGTAAATATGAACTAAACAATATCAAAAATGGAAAATATGCCATTTACGCTTATAAAGATTTAAATGGTAATAAACGATTTGATGATGATGAGCTCCTAGGTTTCTTAAATAACAATGTTGACTTACAAAAAGATTCATCTAAAATCAATTTTACATTAGCTAAACAAGTCCCGAAAAATTTAAGAGTATCATATAGTAAATACTATGAAGGAAGAGTACTAGTAAAATTGAATTATCCGGACGACTCGGTAAATTTCAACGTTTTTTATCCAAATGAATTCAAAAATAAACTACTAATTGACAAAGCAAGTTCTGATTCAATTTCGTTATGGTTACCAACAACCAAATTTGATTCGACCCAAATTCAGTTGACAAAAAATGGAAAACCCTTCGATACCTTAATGGTTAGGAATTTTATTAAAGACCCTAAACTGGGCTTATTCAAAATAACTGATAATGTATCATCAGGAATATTGAAACCAAATGACACTCTCAAGCTTACAACTTCTCGACCATTGAAATTGGCGGATGTTACCAAACTAGAACTTTTGGAAGATAGTGTTAAAATAAAAACAGGCTTTACAATTACTCCAAGCAAGAAAAAAATAAGAGAATATATCGTAACATATGAATGGGACAGTACTAAAAAGTATGATATTAATATTAAGGAACGACAATTCACGGATATTTACGATGCTTTCAATGCTCAGTACAAAAGAACATTTATACAAGATACGAGTGCTAATTATGGAATAGTATCAGCAAAATTTACCATTCCAAAGGATAAACAGTATATAGTTCAATTACTCAATACAAATCAAGAAATTGTTGGACAATTAATTGCAAATGAAAACAAGGTTTATAAATTCATAAATCTTACTCCAGAACGATACAAAATGCGATTTATCGAAGATGCAAACAAAAACAAAAAGTGGGATATTGGAAATGTTTACCATAAAATACAACCTGAAAAAATTAGCTATTATCCAGATGAAATAGCTGTACGGGCAGGTTGGGATATGGAAGTAAATGTAAATTTAGAGTAG
- a CDS encoding dicarboxylate/amino acid:cation symporter, which produces MTSSLKMLYKNYSSIILLLGGIIIGSLAGLFFGKEIAIIKPIGDIFLNLLFTSIIPLIFFAISSSVANIEQMGSFGKVMRSMLFVFLFTTLLSAFLMIIAVTFFPITDQFQLSLPKESDTRVAGFGEQLTALFTTTDFSQLLTRQSMLALIIFSILVGTATLKAGKSGELFKQFLNSGNEVFKWLIGLIMKAAPLGLGAYFGYLVGVFGPELFGSYAHSLGLYYGFGIVYFFVMFSVYAFMAGGLKTIPIYWKNNIVPSLTALGTCSSVATIPVNMQAAEKMGVSKPISDITIPLGASLHKDGSSIGGVIKVAMVFAIFNKSWAGLDTMLIILGIALMTSIVEGGIPNGGYVGELFIVTAFHLPIEALSVLMVISTLIDPMATLLNATGDTVASMMIARLSEGKNWMNKQIQAT; this is translated from the coding sequence ATGACTTCATCATTAAAAATGCTGTATAAAAATTATAGCAGTATCATTTTATTGCTCGGTGGAATTATAATTGGCAGTTTGGCCGGGTTATTTTTTGGTAAAGAAATCGCCATTATTAAACCGATTGGCGATATTTTTCTAAACCTTTTATTCACCTCAATCATTCCCTTAATTTTTTTCGCTATTTCTTCATCGGTTGCCAATATTGAGCAAATGGGCTCATTTGGAAAGGTGATGCGCTCGATGCTGTTTGTGTTTTTATTCACCACGCTCCTATCGGCATTTTTAATGATTATTGCTGTCACTTTCTTTCCCATAACCGATCAATTTCAGTTGAGTTTACCAAAAGAGTCAGACACAAGAGTTGCCGGTTTTGGCGAGCAGCTAACTGCATTGTTCACTACTACTGATTTTTCGCAACTGCTAACACGTCAAAGTATGTTGGCACTGATCATATTTTCAATATTGGTTGGAACAGCAACTTTAAAAGCAGGTAAATCTGGTGAACTCTTCAAACAGTTCTTAAACTCAGGAAATGAGGTTTTCAAATGGCTTATTGGATTAATAATGAAAGCGGCTCCACTTGGTTTGGGTGCATACTTTGGTTACCTGGTTGGTGTATTCGGACCTGAGTTATTTGGTTCATATGCTCATTCCTTGGGGTTGTATTATGGCTTTGGTATTGTGTATTTTTTTGTGATGTTTTCGGTTTATGCTTTTATGGCAGGAGGTTTAAAGACAATTCCGATTTATTGGAAAAACAACATTGTACCATCGTTAACAGCTTTGGGTACTTGTAGTAGTGTAGCTACTATTCCGGTAAATATGCAAGCGGCTGAGAAAATGGGAGTTTCAAAACCAATTAGCGATATTACCATTCCGCTTGGAGCTTCGTTGCATAAAGACGGTTCAAGTATTGGTGGTGTAATTAAAGTGGCGATGGTTTTTGCAATTTTTAATAAATCATGGGCAGGGTTAGATACAATGTTGATAATTTTAGGAATTGCCTTGATGACAAGTATAGTTGAAGGAGGAATTCCTAACGGTGGTTATGTTGGAGAGTTATTTATTGTTACCGCTTTCCACCTTCCAATTGAAGCCTTATCAGTTTTAATGGTTATTTCAACTTTAATTGATCCGATGGCAACATTATTAAACGCAACCGGCGATACTGTAGCATCCATGATGATTGCCCGTTTATCGGAAGGGAAAAATTGGATGAACAAACAAATTCAAGCCACATAA